The following proteins come from a genomic window of Pseudomonas sp. WJP1:
- a CDS encoding patatin-like phospholipase family protein produces the protein MANKTAIVFAGGGSLGAVQVGMLRALVEANVRFDMVVGASVGAINGAYFAARPDSDGVEALAGFWRRLCKNDIFPLSWLDTCRGLIKRRGFLLQPAALHRLLGQALPIHRIEDAVLPLHIVTTDLLSGAEAVLSSGELEQALLASAAIPLVFPCVQIADRYLVDGGVASNTPISTAVALGATNVVVIPTGVSCALTQPPRGLVALALHTVNLMSMRQLVSDIEHFRTLTSLHIVPPLCPVDVSVFNFDQTESLLQRAYEQTLRWLERGGLERTKVPGALTLHSHAHEH, from the coding sequence ATGGCCAACAAGACCGCAATCGTATTCGCTGGCGGCGGCAGCCTGGGTGCGGTGCAGGTGGGTATGTTGCGGGCCTTGGTCGAGGCCAATGTTCGATTCGACATGGTGGTCGGCGCTTCGGTAGGCGCCATCAACGGTGCCTACTTTGCCGCACGGCCCGATTCCGATGGTGTCGAGGCACTCGCCGGGTTCTGGCGCAGGCTGTGTAAAAACGACATCTTTCCCCTCTCCTGGCTTGATACCTGTAGAGGACTGATCAAACGGCGTGGCTTTCTGTTGCAGCCGGCGGCCTTGCACCGATTGCTGGGTCAGGCACTGCCCATTCATCGTATCGAGGACGCCGTGCTACCCCTGCACATCGTCACCACCGACTTGCTCAGTGGTGCCGAGGCCGTTCTGTCCAGTGGCGAACTCGAGCAGGCGCTACTGGCCAGCGCGGCAATCCCGCTGGTGTTCCCCTGCGTACAAATCGCCGACCGGTACCTGGTTGACGGCGGCGTGGCCAGCAATACGCCCATTTCGACTGCCGTCGCCCTGGGCGCCACCAACGTCGTGGTCATCCCCACTGGCGTGAGTTGCGCCCTGACACAACCGCCCCGAGGCCTGGTCGCCCTGGCCCTGCACACCGTCAATCTGATGAGCATGCGCCAGCTGGTGAGCGACATCGAACACTTCCGCACGCTCACCAGCCTGCACATCGTCCCGCCCTTGTGCCCTGTGGATGTCTCGGTGTTCAACTTTGACCAGACCGAGTCCTTGCTGCAGCGCGCCTATGAGCAAACCCTGCGGTGGCTGGAACGTGGGGGGCTCGAACGCACCAAGGTACCGGGTGCCCTGACTCTCCATTCACATGCCCATGAGCATTAA
- a CDS encoding diaminopropionate ammonia-lyase, with amino-acid sequence MFIANPNVTRQPYPKSLKDVMSVEKANESRQWLSRWSRLNPAGTPLYSLPDLAEDLGVEQILVKDESERSVLGSFKALGAPIALVRLILRTFPDQCFVPHDLLEGKHADALAHFTVISATDGNHGRALAAAAQSIGCRCVIVLHANVSVEREEAIAAYGAQIVRVTGNYDESVEKAASLAAEHDWIVVSDTSYEGYEVIPRDVMQGYGTLAAEVIESLKAGDTQTPPFTHVFLQGGVGGLAAGIASYLWEWYGERRPVFVVVEPQQADCLYQSALAGRAAKATGSVDSVMAGLACGETSPLAWRFLQPCIDFFMTIDDTEALVAMRRLAAGSARDIPLVAGESAVAGLAGLMHLVYSGANAADMGINEESRILFISTEGATAPGLYADLLGETHTGVLRRQKAWSVAI; translated from the coding sequence ATGTTTATCGCCAATCCCAATGTGACCCGTCAGCCGTATCCCAAATCGCTGAAGGATGTCATGAGCGTTGAAAAGGCCAACGAGAGCCGTCAGTGGCTGTCCCGGTGGTCTCGATTGAACCCGGCCGGAACGCCTCTCTACTCGCTGCCAGACCTTGCCGAAGATCTGGGTGTCGAACAGATCCTGGTGAAGGACGAGTCCGAGCGCTCGGTGTTGGGCAGCTTCAAGGCGTTGGGCGCGCCGATTGCCCTGGTGCGCTTGATCCTCAGGACCTTCCCCGACCAGTGCTTCGTGCCGCACGATCTGTTGGAGGGCAAGCACGCCGATGCATTGGCGCATTTCACTGTCATCAGTGCGACTGACGGCAACCATGGCCGGGCTCTTGCGGCGGCGGCTCAAAGCATCGGCTGCCGCTGCGTCATTGTGTTGCACGCCAATGTCAGCGTTGAGCGAGAAGAAGCCATTGCGGCGTACGGTGCGCAAATCGTTCGAGTCACCGGGAATTACGATGAGTCAGTGGAGAAGGCCGCTTCGCTCGCGGCCGAGCATGACTGGATCGTCGTCTCCGACACCTCCTATGAAGGGTACGAGGTGATCCCGCGCGACGTGATGCAAGGCTACGGCACCCTCGCGGCGGAAGTCATCGAGTCGTTGAAGGCGGGTGATACCCAGACTCCGCCATTTACCCATGTGTTCCTGCAGGGCGGCGTCGGCGGGCTTGCCGCTGGCATCGCGAGCTACCTGTGGGAGTGGTACGGCGAGCGGCGACCGGTCTTCGTCGTGGTAGAGCCGCAGCAAGCGGATTGTCTCTACCAAAGCGCATTGGCGGGTAGGGCGGCTAAAGCCACAGGCTCGGTTGATTCGGTCATGGCAGGTCTGGCGTGCGGAGAAACCTCCCCGCTGGCCTGGCGCTTTTTGCAGCCCTGTATCGATTTCTTCATGACCATCGATGACACCGAGGCGCTAGTGGCGATGCGTCGCCTGGCGGCTGGCAGTGCCCGTGACATTCCGCTTGTGGCAGGCGAGTCGGCAGTGGCAGGGCTGGCGGGTCTCATGCACCTGGTTTACTCAGGCGCGAATGCCGCCGACATGGGCATCAATGAAGAGTCGCGGATCCTGTTCATCAGTACCGAAGGTGCAACCGCGCCTGGTCTTTACGCCGATCTCCTGGGCGAGACGCATACCGGCGTCCTGAGGCGTCAAAAAGCCTGGTCGGTTGCCATTTAA
- a CDS encoding Zn-dependent hydrolase: MSVLPDVRLNGPLLIEQIRVLGELGADPVDGGRTRIALTDSEKAGRDRVVAWMRELDLDVQIDRIGNIFGTLRSPSDQGDQRPLMMGSHIDTVTNAGALDGCYGVLAGLAVLRAYRDAGAVPQRSITVGAFTNEEGVRYQPDMMGSLVYAGGMAVEEALATIGTDGTRLGDELERIGYAGSLETGAIVPHEYIELHIEQGPILEAENTLIGVVENLQGISWQQVQVKGNANHAGTTPTRLRHDAGFVASSIVAELRAIAVEGESTLATVGCMKFEPNVINVIPRKATFTVDLRDPDETRLVNAETRLADYLAAIAQREGVTITTERLVRFQPVIFNAGLADEIEACARRLGLSHLRMTSGAGHDAQMIARIAPAAMIFVPSRGGISHNPREHTDDDQLIQGAQVLLDVVSRRLSAS, from the coding sequence ATGAGCGTGCTACCTGATGTACGGCTGAACGGCCCTCTGTTGATTGAGCAAATTCGAGTGCTGGGTGAGCTGGGGGCAGATCCAGTAGACGGAGGGCGTACCCGCATCGCACTCACGGATTCGGAAAAAGCCGGGCGCGATCGGGTGGTGGCCTGGATGCGCGAGCTTGATCTCGATGTTCAGATTGACCGTATCGGCAACATCTTCGGCACGTTGCGATCGCCGAGCGACCAGGGTGACCAACGCCCTCTCATGATGGGCTCGCACATCGACACTGTTACCAACGCGGGCGCACTGGACGGTTGCTATGGCGTGCTGGCAGGTCTTGCTGTCCTGCGTGCTTACCGGGATGCGGGTGCTGTGCCGCAGCGTTCAATCACAGTAGGCGCCTTTACCAACGAGGAAGGTGTCCGGTACCAGCCGGACATGATGGGGTCGCTGGTGTACGCCGGGGGCATGGCGGTTGAAGAGGCCCTTGCAACCATCGGCACCGATGGGACGCGCCTTGGCGATGAGCTCGAGCGGATTGGCTACGCGGGTTCCCTGGAGACTGGTGCCATCGTGCCCCACGAGTACATCGAGCTGCACATCGAGCAGGGGCCGATCCTCGAAGCCGAAAATACCTTGATTGGTGTTGTTGAGAACCTTCAGGGCATTTCCTGGCAACAGGTGCAAGTGAAGGGCAACGCCAACCACGCAGGCACCACACCGACGCGCCTGCGCCATGACGCGGGCTTTGTCGCGAGCTCCATCGTTGCAGAGCTGCGTGCGATCGCTGTCGAAGGAGAGTCGACGCTTGCAACCGTCGGTTGCATGAAGTTCGAACCCAACGTGATCAATGTCATTCCGCGCAAGGCCACGTTCACTGTTGATCTGCGCGATCCCGATGAGACCAGGCTCGTCAACGCCGAAACCCGTCTGGCGGATTACCTGGCTGCCATTGCCCAGCGTGAAGGCGTGACCATCACCACCGAGCGCCTGGTTCGTTTCCAGCCGGTGATCTTCAATGCCGGTCTCGCCGACGAAATTGAGGCTTGCGCGCGGCGCTTGGGTTTGTCTCATCTAAGGATGACCTCAGGTGCAGGCCATGACGCCCAGATGATCGCCCGCATCGCTCCGGCTGCAATGATCTTCGTCCCCAGCCGCGGTGGAATCAGTCACAACCCTCGTGAACACACCGATGACGATCAGTTGATCCAGGGGGCGCAAGTGTTGCTCGACGTCGTTAGTCGTCGACTCAGCGCCTCCTGA
- a CDS encoding Lrp/AsnC family transcriptional regulator, producing MSLDHFDLALLDAIQRDANTSQQDLGAQVNLSSAAVNRRLKKMAVDGVIVGTVAQINPVEVGYSLTVIAAVEVDDERLDRLDSMKRTFLACPQVQQCYYVAGECDFVLIMLVKNMEQYTQLTRELFFEGNNVKRFKTLVSMSTVKSGLFVPTMSRD from the coding sequence ATGAGCCTCGATCATTTTGACCTTGCTCTCCTGGATGCCATTCAACGGGATGCCAACACTTCCCAGCAGGACTTGGGCGCCCAGGTAAACCTCTCCTCAGCTGCGGTGAACAGGCGATTGAAGAAGATGGCTGTCGACGGGGTGATCGTAGGCACGGTCGCGCAGATCAATCCCGTTGAGGTGGGATATTCGCTTACCGTGATTGCGGCGGTGGAAGTTGACGACGAGCGCCTGGACAGGCTCGACAGCATGAAACGAACCTTTCTTGCATGCCCGCAGGTTCAGCAGTGCTACTACGTCGCCGGCGAGTGCGACTTCGTCCTGATCATGCTGGTGAAAAACATGGAGCAATACACACAGCTGACGCGCGAGCTGTTTTTCGAGGGCAATAACGTCAAGCGTTTCAAGACCCTGGTGTCCATGAGCACCGTGAAATCCGGCCTTTTTGTTCCCACGATGTCTCGTGATTGA
- a CDS encoding ribonuclease activity regulator RraA gives MSLDPSIKEILGGISTATLTTVLLKKGLRNVWLRGTRPLQPGQPRIVGRAFTLRFVPAREDLATPESWSSPISTRAAIEAMPEGCVAVVDAMGVTDAGIFGDILCARMQQRGVAALVTDGVIRDVAGVRDTHLPVWCQGVAAPPSVAGLTFVNWQEAISCGGVAVFPDDVIVVDDDGAVLIPKALLEEIVVVAAEQERLENWIMRQVQDGATLPGLYPPNAQNKARYEAER, from the coding sequence ATGAGCCTCGATCCATCGATCAAAGAAATCCTCGGTGGCATCTCCACCGCCACACTGACCACGGTGCTGTTGAAGAAAGGGCTGCGCAATGTATGGCTGCGCGGCACCCGGCCGCTCCAACCCGGGCAACCACGGATTGTGGGGCGCGCCTTCACGTTACGTTTTGTGCCTGCACGTGAAGACCTGGCGACGCCGGAGTCCTGGTCGTCACCGATTTCCACGCGGGCCGCCATCGAAGCCATGCCCGAAGGCTGCGTGGCCGTGGTGGATGCCATGGGGGTGACTGACGCGGGTATCTTCGGCGATATCCTCTGCGCGCGGATGCAGCAGCGCGGCGTGGCGGCATTGGTCACCGATGGCGTGATTCGAGACGTCGCCGGCGTGCGTGACACGCACTTGCCGGTCTGGTGCCAAGGCGTCGCCGCGCCGCCATCGGTGGCGGGACTGACGTTTGTGAACTGGCAGGAAGCGATTTCCTGTGGCGGCGTGGCCGTCTTCCCTGACGATGTGATCGTGGTGGATGACGATGGCGCGGTGTTGATTCCCAAAGCGCTACTGGAAGAAATAGTCGTAGTGGCTGCCGAACAGGAGCGGCTCGAAAACTGGATCATGCGTCAGGTTCAGGATGGCGCAACGTTACCGGGGCTGTATCCGCCCAATGCGCAGAATAAAGCTCGGTACGAAGCTGAGCGCTAG
- a CDS encoding SDR family oxidoreductase: MDLKIKGKTALVMGAGGGLGGVISQTLAAEGANVVVADINLDAARETLDVIESAGGKGIALAWDLGDLAQIDTNMALIEAQFGGVDILVNNTGGPPPTPVSGQDPALWLKQFQAMVLSVIAITDRVLPGMRERQWGRIVTSASSGVVAPIANLGISNALRLSLVGWSKTLAREVARDGITTNIILPGRIATARIHFLDDKKAEREGRSVEDVRQESTESIPVGRYGDPQEYADTVAFLASGPASYITGSVIRVDGGLIPSI, from the coding sequence ATGGACCTGAAAATCAAGGGCAAAACGGCACTGGTCATGGGCGCGGGTGGAGGGCTTGGCGGAGTGATTTCGCAAACCCTGGCCGCAGAGGGGGCCAACGTGGTGGTGGCTGACATCAATCTCGATGCGGCGCGTGAAACACTCGATGTCATCGAATCGGCGGGCGGCAAGGGCATTGCGCTGGCGTGGGACCTGGGTGATCTGGCTCAGATCGACACCAACATGGCGTTGATCGAAGCGCAATTCGGTGGCGTCGACATCCTGGTCAATAACACTGGCGGTCCACCACCCACGCCGGTCTCCGGCCAGGACCCGGCCCTGTGGCTCAAGCAGTTTCAAGCCATGGTGTTGTCGGTCATTGCCATCACCGATCGGGTGTTGCCGGGTATGCGCGAGCGCCAGTGGGGGCGGATCGTCACCAGCGCCTCGTCCGGTGTCGTGGCGCCGATTGCCAATCTCGGCATTTCCAATGCACTTCGCCTGTCCCTGGTGGGTTGGTCAAAGACGCTGGCTCGCGAAGTCGCTCGCGATGGCATCACCACCAACATCATTCTGCCGGGACGCATCGCCACGGCGCGGATTCATTTTCTCGACGATAAAAAGGCCGAACGGGAAGGGCGCAGCGTCGAAGACGTGCGGCAGGAAAGTACGGAGTCGATTCCTGTCGGCCGCTACGGTGATCCGCAGGAGTACGCCGATACCGTCGCGTTTCTGGCCAGCGGGCCTGCCTCTTACATCACCGGTTCTGTCATCCGTGTGGATGGTGGACTGATTCCGAGCATTTAA
- a CDS encoding amidase family protein, whose protein sequence is MATLTETAAALAKGRVTAVELVAAALIRTRASEYVFTELFEEQAMAQARAADIRRANQCQLGPLDGVPFAVKDLFDVRGSKTLLGSLTRVGEPAATADATVVAAMKAQGMIALGKTGMNEFAFSGLGLNPNFGTPTADFPGVEPRAPGGSSSGSAVAVQRGIVCAAIGSDTGGSIRVPAAFNGLVGFKSSPERYDLGGVHPLAPSLDSLGPMARTVRDCVLLDAAMRGLTDPSIEARSLSGNRFVVEQGVLDDARLAPAVLQNLLHCVERLRAAGAWVEFAILDSVQQVRQLIVRDGWLGAIEAWEQLRDVVLGPQGAQVDRRVSARLHVAAKIPAERARTIRSARARLIASVATELDGAVLIMPTVMHVAPLLAPLEQDDELFTATNIATLSLTMIGSFLNMPGLAMPSGTDAQGLPTSMLFSLPQGHDDELLACGLAIEQTLQPGQGCASQTLAAKAHT, encoded by the coding sequence ATGGCGACATTGACTGAAACAGCAGCAGCCCTGGCGAAGGGAAGGGTGACCGCCGTCGAGTTGGTGGCCGCCGCGCTCATCCGTACCAGGGCGAGCGAGTATGTGTTCACCGAGCTCTTTGAAGAGCAGGCGATGGCGCAGGCACGTGCCGCTGATATCCGGCGGGCGAATCAATGTCAGTTGGGACCGTTGGATGGTGTGCCGTTCGCAGTGAAGGATTTGTTTGATGTTCGAGGCAGCAAGACGCTGCTCGGCTCCTTGACCCGGGTCGGCGAACCTGCCGCCACCGCCGATGCGACCGTTGTCGCTGCCATGAAGGCCCAAGGAATGATCGCGTTGGGGAAAACCGGCATGAACGAATTTGCGTTTTCGGGCCTCGGTCTGAACCCGAACTTCGGCACGCCTACGGCGGATTTTCCGGGTGTCGAACCCCGGGCGCCAGGCGGTTCCTCGTCGGGCTCGGCGGTGGCTGTGCAGAGGGGAATCGTCTGCGCCGCCATCGGTAGCGACACGGGTGGTTCGATCCGCGTGCCTGCCGCATTCAACGGTCTGGTGGGCTTCAAAAGCTCCCCCGAGCGTTATGACCTGGGCGGCGTCCATCCATTGGCACCAAGCCTGGACAGCCTCGGGCCAATGGCTCGCACCGTGAGGGACTGCGTGTTACTCGATGCCGCCATGCGCGGGCTGACCGATCCTTCGATAGAAGCGCGTTCGCTTTCCGGGAACCGGTTCGTGGTCGAGCAGGGTGTGCTTGACGATGCCCGACTGGCGCCGGCTGTACTGCAAAACCTGTTGCATTGCGTTGAACGATTGCGCGCGGCGGGCGCCTGGGTCGAATTCGCAATCCTCGACAGCGTTCAGCAGGTTCGGCAACTCATTGTTCGTGACGGCTGGCTTGGCGCCATCGAGGCATGGGAGCAACTGCGCGACGTGGTGCTGGGCCCGCAAGGGGCTCAAGTGGATCGTCGTGTCAGCGCAAGGCTGCACGTGGCCGCGAAGATTCCTGCCGAACGTGCCAGAACTATCAGGTCTGCCCGGGCCAGGTTGATCGCGTCCGTCGCTACGGAGCTGGATGGCGCGGTGCTGATCATGCCGACGGTGATGCACGTGGCGCCTTTATTGGCACCGCTTGAGCAGGACGATGAGCTGTTCACCGCCACGAATATCGCGACCCTGTCGCTGACCATGATCGGCAGCTTCCTGAACATGCCGGGGCTGGCCATGCCCTCCGGTACCGATGCTCAGGGGCTGCCGACTTCCATGCTGTTTTCTCTGCCCCAAGGACATGACGATGAATTACTCGCCTGCGGCCTGGCCATCGAACAAACCCTGCAGCCTGGCCAAGGCTGTGCATCTCAAACACTTGCTGCAAAGGCTCACACCTGA
- a CDS encoding RidA family protein produces MIILLGVQMNNSGAIYERISAAGIALVSPGKPAASYVSFVQTGKLLFLSGHVSKRDAKPWVGQLGKDTDTETGVRAARAIAIDVLGTLQAATGDLARIARIVKVLCLVNSTGEYTDHHIVANGFSDLLEEILGESGKHARSAFGVAQIPTGACVEVELIVELH; encoded by the coding sequence GTGATTATTTTACTGGGAGTTCAAATGAATAACTCGGGTGCAATTTATGAGCGTATTTCAGCCGCCGGTATAGCGCTTGTTTCTCCGGGGAAACCGGCGGCCTCTTATGTTTCGTTTGTTCAAACCGGAAAACTTCTGTTTCTGTCCGGGCATGTTTCCAAGCGCGACGCAAAGCCCTGGGTTGGCCAACTGGGCAAGGACACTGATACCGAAACCGGCGTGCGTGCCGCTCGCGCCATCGCCATCGATGTGCTCGGAACGCTACAGGCCGCGACGGGCGATCTGGCGCGCATTGCCCGGATCGTCAAAGTGCTGTGCCTGGTGAACAGCACCGGCGAGTACACCGACCATCACATCGTCGCCAATGGTTTTTCCGATCTGTTGGAAGAAATCCTCGGCGAGTCGGGCAAGCACGCCAGGAGTGCGTTCGGTGTGGCGCAGATTCCGACCGGCGCCTGCGTCGAAGTTGAATTGATTGTCGAGCTGCACTGA
- a CDS encoding LysR substrate-binding domain-containing protein, whose translation MPTIPPLACLRAFEATARLRSVTKAAAELNVTHPAISHQIKQLEDHFGVPMLQRVGRGVVPTPVGEQFSHLLTDAFQQIQNFCEDVIRAKNGRSIAVASVASFASRWLIPRLPKFMAAHPDIDIRVIYAPHETDEMRADCDVLIRYQETPVTGSEVGVPLFSGESRPLCSPSFVARYGDLSTPEKIARVPLLHDNDRNIWTAWFHSAGLDLAAPLGGIIYEDFNLMSTAAIAGHGVALCPVELVRADIEQKNLVVLSDVGVKCNGNYLLLHRKVPSSSVLAFRDWLLKEVKSAGSQPAHS comes from the coding sequence ATGCCGACGATTCCGCCGCTGGCCTGCCTCAGAGCGTTCGAAGCCACCGCTCGTCTACGCAGCGTGACCAAAGCCGCAGCGGAGCTGAACGTCACGCATCCGGCTATCAGTCACCAGATCAAACAACTCGAAGATCATTTTGGTGTGCCCATGCTGCAGCGCGTCGGCCGGGGTGTTGTCCCGACCCCGGTCGGCGAGCAGTTTTCACACCTGTTGACCGATGCGTTCCAGCAAATCCAGAACTTCTGCGAGGACGTGATCCGGGCCAAGAATGGCCGGTCCATTGCGGTCGCCTCAGTGGCCTCCTTTGCGTCACGGTGGTTGATCCCGCGCCTTCCGAAATTCATGGCGGCTCATCCCGATATCGACATCAGGGTGATTTACGCCCCCCATGAAACCGATGAGATGCGCGCCGACTGTGATGTACTGATCCGTTACCAGGAAACGCCTGTCACCGGGAGCGAAGTGGGCGTGCCGTTGTTTTCCGGTGAGTCTCGCCCGTTGTGCAGTCCCTCGTTCGTAGCGCGTTACGGCGATCTCTCGACGCCGGAAAAAATTGCCCGCGTGCCCTTGCTGCACGACAACGACCGCAATATCTGGACGGCCTGGTTTCACTCCGCCGGGCTGGATCTGGCGGCGCCTTTGGGCGGCATCATTTATGAAGACTTCAACTTGATGAGCACTGCCGCCATCGCCGGTCATGGCGTCGCGTTGTGCCCGGTCGAACTGGTCAGGGCCGATATCGAACAGAAAAACCTGGTGGTGTTGTCGGACGTTGGCGTCAAGTGCAACGGCAACTACCTGTTGTTGCATCGCAAAGTGCCGAGTTCGTCGGTGCTTGCCTTTCGCGACTGGCTGCTCAAGGAAGTCAAAAGTGCCGGCAGCCAGCCGGCACACTCCTGA
- a CDS encoding maleate cis-trans isomerase family protein, which translates to MTVQINSVQIAAPTGPAYGEQLRIGLIALAADIAIERDFHRLAADDDVSVFTSRIRQGEPNSEATFRAFEADIPQVAHLILPNSRLDVVVFACTAASMLIGAAQIEAAVQLGRPGVAVTNPATAVTEALRAVGARRIAILTPYTPSVTETAVAFMQGQGFEVHSVACLGIDLDDTHARISEEVLYQQALELDWKSVDAIFLSCTAIRSLNVIERLERATGKVVITSNQATFWHALRLGKASPSVQGFGRLFEF; encoded by the coding sequence ATGACTGTGCAGATAAACAGCGTCCAGATCGCCGCGCCCACTGGCCCGGCGTATGGCGAGCAGCTACGAATCGGCCTGATTGCACTGGCGGCAGACATTGCCATCGAGCGCGATTTTCACCGTTTGGCCGCGGACGACGACGTCAGCGTGTTCACCTCGCGCATTCGCCAGGGCGAGCCAAATTCGGAAGCGACCTTTCGCGCGTTTGAAGCCGACATACCCCAGGTTGCGCACCTGATCCTGCCCAATTCGCGGCTGGATGTCGTGGTGTTTGCGTGCACCGCGGCGTCGATGCTGATCGGCGCCGCGCAGATCGAAGCGGCGGTGCAACTGGGGCGTCCAGGCGTTGCAGTGACCAATCCGGCGACCGCTGTGACCGAGGCGCTGAGAGCGGTCGGTGCCCGTCGCATTGCGATACTCACGCCCTACACGCCATCGGTGACCGAGACGGCGGTGGCATTCATGCAGGGGCAGGGTTTTGAGGTGCACAGCGTGGCTTGCCTGGGTATCGACCTGGACGATACCCATGCGCGCATCAGCGAAGAAGTCCTCTACCAACAGGCGCTCGAACTGGACTGGAAGTCGGTGGATGCAATCTTCCTGTCCTGCACGGCCATTCGCTCATTGAACGTGATCGAGCGGCTGGAGCGCGCCACCGGCAAAGTGGTGATCACCAGCAATCAAGCAACGTTCTGGCATGCGTTGCGCCTGGGCAAGGCCAGCCCCTCGGTGCAAGGGTTTGGCCGTCTGTTCGAGTTCTGA
- a CDS encoding alanine racemase has translation MSELSARLPLALTHALQAIDEQTVDGTTKGLPPALSPMAFGDIGKQGWNVLQEDTAFPVAVLKKSALAGNREWMKAFLRTTGARIAPHVKTTMSPQLFRSQLEDGAWALTAATANQVAVLRAFGVPRILIANQLVGRQNIALIYDELERAQGAELIVIVDSIATLDALIRGAEGRVPRRKLGVLLEVGAQGGRTGVRDMAVAAELAQRIASSPVVELRGLESYESVFPGLAEEEKLGRIEAMLESMLALASDFLQAGFFAPGEVVLSSGGSEYFDVVVQRLSQWRAPQGQVVVIRSGCYLAHDHLAYARAFDRLVARTPTLATIAPALQGGLEVWGVVQSRPEPDTLIVTVGKRDISFDFEMPIARLHYTPALGAAPQPLGADYKVTRLNDQHAFVECHADSTVKVGDLIGFGISHPCTTFDKWQVILLVDDHYNVESAIRTFF, from the coding sequence ATGAGTGAGCTATCCGCACGCCTGCCATTGGCGTTGACCCATGCCTTGCAGGCCATCGACGAACAAACGGTCGATGGCACCACCAAAGGCTTGCCGCCGGCGCTGTCGCCCATGGCCTTCGGTGACATTGGCAAGCAGGGCTGGAATGTGCTGCAGGAGGACACCGCGTTCCCCGTCGCAGTCCTGAAAAAATCAGCCCTGGCCGGCAATCGCGAATGGATGAAAGCCTTCTTGCGTACGACCGGCGCGCGCATTGCCCCGCACGTCAAGACAACCATGTCACCGCAGTTGTTCAGAAGCCAGCTGGAAGACGGTGCATGGGCGCTGACGGCGGCCACAGCCAATCAGGTCGCGGTATTGAGGGCGTTCGGTGTGCCGCGAATCCTGATTGCCAATCAACTGGTCGGCCGGCAGAACATTGCGCTGATTTACGATGAGTTGGAGCGGGCGCAAGGCGCTGAGTTGATAGTGATCGTCGACTCGATCGCCACGCTGGATGCGCTGATCCGAGGGGCCGAAGGCCGGGTACCGCGGCGCAAGCTCGGCGTATTGCTGGAAGTGGGTGCCCAGGGCGGCCGTACGGGTGTGCGTGATATGGCCGTCGCGGCAGAACTTGCGCAACGCATCGCATCAAGTCCGGTGGTGGAGCTGCGCGGCCTGGAGTCCTACGAAAGCGTGTTTCCCGGGTTGGCGGAGGAGGAAAAGCTGGGGCGTATTGAAGCGATGCTCGAAAGCATGCTGGCATTGGCCAGCGACTTTCTCCAGGCCGGATTTTTTGCGCCGGGGGAAGTGGTGCTGTCCAGTGGCGGCTCCGAGTATTTCGACGTCGTTGTGCAGCGCCTGAGTCAATGGCGCGCGCCTCAGGGCCAGGTCGTGGTGATCCGTAGCGGTTGCTATCTGGCCCACGATCACCTGGCCTACGCCCGCGCCTTCGACCGCCTGGTTGCCCGTACCCCAACGCTGGCCACCATAGCGCCTGCGCTGCAAGGCGGGCTCGAGGTCTGGGGCGTCGTGCAGTCCCGGCCGGAGCCGGACACATTGATTGTGACGGTAGGCAAGCGTGACATCAGTTTCGACTTCGAAATGCCGATCGCCCGCTTGCATTACACCCCCGCACTGGGCGCGGCACCGCAACCCTTGGGCGCGGACTACAAGGTGACCCGCCTCAACGACCAACACGCATTTGTGGAGTGCCACGCAGACTCCACGGTGAAGGTCGGTGACTTGATCGGTTTTGGCATTTCCCATCCGTGCACCACGTTCGACAAGTGGCAAGTGATCCTGCTGGTCGACGACCACTACAACGTTGAATCGGCCATTCGCACGTTCTTTTAA